In one Mucilaginibacter ginsenosidivorax genomic region, the following are encoded:
- a CDS encoding SDR family NAD(P)-dependent oxidoreductase produces the protein MMTFDFTNKRVLITGGSRGIGRACAQLFAAAGAQVAITYLSNQQAADETIALLPGTGHSAWQLQIQDAGAVETFMKAFIAKYNGIDVLVNNAGVFLEHKIMDADYTHWLAMWKQTIDVNLVGAANLCYFAGRQMAEQGGGKIVNISSRGAFRGEPDCPAYGASKAGLNSMSQSLAIALAPKGVSIHVIAPGFTETDMTADILNSPAGQAIKNQSPFGRVANTQEVATLVAIYASPGMEFSSGGIIDINGASYLRS, from the coding sequence ATGATGACATTTGATTTTACAAACAAGCGGGTTTTAATCACCGGCGGTTCGCGCGGTATAGGGCGGGCTTGTGCGCAGCTGTTCGCGGCTGCGGGTGCACAGGTTGCCATAACCTACTTAAGCAACCAACAGGCAGCCGACGAAACAATTGCCTTGCTGCCGGGAACTGGGCACAGCGCCTGGCAACTGCAAATACAGGATGCCGGCGCGGTTGAAACCTTTATGAAGGCTTTTATAGCAAAGTATAACGGTATTGACGTATTGGTAAACAACGCAGGAGTATTCCTGGAGCACAAGATCATGGATGCTGATTATACGCACTGGCTTGCCATGTGGAAACAAACCATTGATGTTAACCTGGTGGGCGCTGCCAACCTGTGTTATTTTGCCGGGCGGCAGATGGCCGAGCAGGGCGGTGGTAAAATAGTGAACATTTCATCTCGCGGGGCCTTCCGTGGCGAGCCCGATTGCCCTGCCTATGGTGCAAGTAAGGCAGGGTTAAACTCGATGAGCCAATCGCTGGCTATTGCGTTGGCGCCAAAGGGTGTAAGTATACATGTTATAGCGCCCGGGTTTACAGAAACAGATATGACTGCCGATATTTTGAACAGCCCTGCCGGCCAGGCAATAAAAAACCAAAGCCCCTTTGGCCGCGTGGCAAACACGCAGGAGGTAGCCACATTGGTGGCTATTTATGCATCACCGGGGATGGAGTTTAGCAGTGGTGGTATAATTGACATTAATGGTGCATCGTACCTGCGGAGTTAA
- a CDS encoding lmo0937 family membrane protein gives MNSLLYIIAVILIIGWAIGAFVYSVGGLIHILLVIAIIAVILGFLRRDTAI, from the coding sequence ATGAATTCATTACTGTATATCATTGCTGTTATCCTGATCATAGGCTGGGCAATCGGCGCGTTTGTTTACTCTGTAGGTGGTTTAATCCACATCCTGTTGGTTATTGCTATTATAGCTGTAATACTTGGTTTTTTACGCAGGGATACGGCTATATAA
- a CDS encoding nucleoside hydrolase: protein MVKRVILACLALAFIIPHVAIAQATAANKPVSPRIRVIMDNDFSGDPDGLFALTHLMLSQSVDVRGIIGSHLKAGDGFDPSKTQADNAAKKATELLSILKMTGRVPVVAGSNTGMLNDTTPVKSAAVDMIINEASRTDTQLPLYVVCGAGLTEIASAVLTNPAIAGKLTLVWIGGPEYADLALPPPNYSNPEYNLNIDIAAARAVFNHSQLRLWQVPRNAYRQALLPYSQLLLKIKPHGEAGKYLTNVIEGLMTRIQQWHLNIGETYVLGDSPLVLLTALQSSFEADPSSSEYTLKNCPKINAQGGYDYNAGGRNIRVYTRLDINLMFNDFFAKLELNAR, encoded by the coding sequence ATGGTCAAACGCGTTATCCTTGCCTGCCTGGCGCTTGCTTTTATTATTCCTCACGTTGCTATCGCTCAAGCAACAGCTGCCAATAAGCCGGTGTCGCCACGTATCCGGGTGATAATGGATAACGATTTTAGCGGCGACCCTGATGGCTTATTTGCCCTTACACATTTAATGTTGTCTCAATCCGTAGATGTCAGGGGCATCATAGGCTCGCATTTAAAAGCGGGTGATGGTTTTGATCCGTCAAAAACCCAGGCAGATAATGCCGCAAAAAAAGCGACAGAGCTGTTAAGTATCCTGAAAATGACGGGACGGGTGCCGGTAGTAGCAGGTTCAAACACCGGGATGCTGAACGATACCACCCCGGTAAAAAGCGCAGCCGTTGATATGATTATCAACGAGGCTTCGCGAACCGATACCCAATTGCCCCTATATGTAGTTTGCGGTGCCGGGCTTACCGAAATTGCATCTGCGGTTTTAACCAACCCGGCAATTGCCGGCAAACTCACCCTGGTATGGATAGGAGGCCCCGAATACGCCGACCTGGCCCTGCCCCCACCCAACTACTCCAACCCCGAATACAATCTTAATATCGATATTGCTGCCGCCAGGGCAGTTTTTAACCATTCGCAATTAAGGCTGTGGCAGGTGCCGCGCAATGCTTACCGCCAGGCTTTGCTGCCCTATTCGCAACTGCTACTCAAAATTAAGCCCCACGGCGAAGCGGGCAAATATTTAACTAATGTGATAGAGGGTTTGATGACACGCATCCAGCAATGGCACCTGAATATTGGCGAAACGTACGTTTTAGGCGATAGCCCGCTGGTGTTGCTTACTGCCTTACAATCATCGTTTGAGGCCGACCCTTCGAGCAGCGAATATACGCTGAAGAACTGCCCGAAGATAAATGCACAGGGCGGTTATGATTATAATGCAGGTGGCCGCAACATCCGTGTATACACCCGATTGGACATCAACCTGATGTTTAACGATTTTTTTGCTAAGCTGGAACTGAATGCCAGATAG
- a CDS encoding COG3014 family protein yields the protein MINIRTRFFRASPVIGVMLFLFGCTTYNQSLTSYYKNVYAGNYPQAEKDLDNNGLIQKPRNKLLYLMEKGRVAHLRGEYESSNKYFNNADQLLDSGLSGAADAAVGLLLNSMSQTYKGEDFEKFMIHYYKALNYLYLNNTEDAIVEARRITLQAQDQGDKFNNKDNRYSNDAFALMFQGMLYERNNDVNNAFISYRNAAEIYLKNPDQTYYGTPMPMGLKEDVIRTAMLNGFTTEADQFEKTFGIQYTLNKPNEGGELILFWENGLAPVKTQEDLFFSLVRHSDGGLFFVNGAGLEIPFNYSGDRNRVNLKSVESLRVAFPKYIAQTPYYLSADISVNNQQIPLEKAEDINELAFKTLQQRTLKELGKVLARLAVKKMAEYGLRAAATSDGKTNGVLEGLGYGVQLYSLLSEKADTRNWQSLPSSISYARVPLQKGVNKVNIVLKNAQGVAETKTIEIQGNGSIQFYNYATLR from the coding sequence ATGATAAACATACGTACGCGTTTTTTCCGCGCATCACCTGTTATTGGGGTGATGCTTTTTTTATTTGGTTGTACCACTTACAACCAAAGCCTTACTTCTTATTACAAAAATGTTTATGCAGGCAATTATCCCCAGGCCGAAAAAGACCTGGATAATAATGGCCTTATCCAAAAGCCGCGCAATAAACTCCTGTACCTGATGGAGAAAGGGCGGGTAGCGCATCTTAGGGGAGAATACGAATCAAGCAATAAGTACTTTAACAATGCCGATCAATTATTGGATAGTGGTTTAAGCGGTGCTGCCGACGCGGCCGTTGGCTTATTACTTAACTCGATGTCGCAAACATATAAAGGCGAGGATTTTGAAAAATTCATGATCCATTATTACAAGGCGCTGAACTACCTTTATCTGAACAATACCGAAGATGCCATTGTAGAAGCCCGCCGCATCACCCTGCAGGCGCAGGACCAGGGCGATAAATTTAACAATAAAGACAACCGTTACTCAAACGATGCATTCGCCCTAATGTTCCAGGGCATGCTTTACGAACGGAATAACGATGTAAACAATGCCTTTATATCATACCGCAACGCTGCCGAGATCTATCTGAAAAATCCCGATCAAACTTATTATGGCACACCTATGCCCATGGGACTAAAGGAAGACGTGATCAGGACCGCCATGTTGAACGGCTTTACAACCGAGGCCGACCAGTTTGAAAAAACATTTGGTATTCAGTACACCCTTAATAAACCCAATGAAGGCGGCGAGCTGATCTTGTTTTGGGAAAACGGACTTGCGCCGGTTAAAACACAGGAAGATTTATTTTTTAGCCTGGTGAGGCATAGCGATGGCGGGTTGTTTTTTGTTAACGGTGCCGGTTTAGAAATCCCGTTTAACTATAGCGGCGACAGGAACAGGGTGAACCTGAAATCTGTAGAAAGTTTGCGGGTTGCGTTTCCAAAGTATATTGCCCAAACGCCTTATTATTTAAGCGCCGATATTAGTGTCAATAATCAACAAATACCTTTAGAAAAAGCCGAGGACATTAATGAGCTGGCTTTTAAAACGCTTCAGCAGCGTACCTTAAAAGAACTGGGCAAAGTGCTTGCAAGGCTTGCGGTAAAAAAAATGGCCGAATATGGCCTGCGTGCCGCAGCCACAAGCGATGGTAAAACCAACGGCGTTTTAGAAGGGCTGGGCTATGGCGTACAACTTTACAGCCTGTTGTCTGAAAAGGCCGATACCCGTAACTGGCAGTCCCTGCCGTCATCTATTTCTTACGCCCGCGTACCGCTGCAAAAGGGGGTTAACAAAGTAAATATCGTATTAAAAAATGCCCAGGGCGTTGCCGAAACCAAAACAATTGAGATACAAGGCAACGGATCAATACAGTTTTATAACTATGCGACGTTGAGGTAG
- a CDS encoding penicillin-binding protein activator LpoB, whose product MKFNNILTIAAFAVSTFFAASCSRQVTRVSTDQTIDVSGNWNNSDSRMAAEELTGKILGASWIETHQTDHQGKKPVVIVGFVQNKSHEHIDAETFLKDIESSFIQTQKVRLVQGGKKREELRAEKADQQTNATVSSMKQFGLENGADYILQGSINSIVDSHKRKKVVYYQVNLELTNIQTNEVVWIGEKKIAKYVTN is encoded by the coding sequence ATGAAATTTAATAACATTTTAACCATTGCTGCATTTGCAGTTTCAACATTTTTTGCAGCCTCATGCTCAAGGCAGGTAACACGCGTTAGCACCGATCAAACTATAGATGTAAGCGGTAACTGGAATAACAGCGACTCGCGGATGGCGGCCGAAGAACTAACGGGCAAAATTTTAGGCGCAAGCTGGATAGAAACTCATCAAACCGATCACCAGGGCAAAAAGCCGGTGGTAATTGTGGGGTTTGTGCAAAACAAAAGCCACGAACATATTGATGCCGAAACTTTTTTAAAGGATATTGAAAGCTCATTTATTCAAACCCAAAAAGTACGTTTGGTACAAGGTGGTAAGAAACGCGAAGAACTGCGTGCCGAAAAAGCCGACCAGCAAACCAATGCTACCGTATCAAGCATGAAACAGTTTGGCTTAGAAAACGGTGCCGATTATATACTACAAGGCTCTATTAATTCGATAGTTGATTCGCACAAACGCAAAAAGGTTGTTTACTACCAGGTAAACCTCGAACTCACCAATATTCAAACAAACGAAGTGGTTTGGATTGGAGAGAAAAAAATAGCCAAATACGTAACAAATTAA
- a CDS encoding aspartate-semialdehyde dehydrogenase, with amino-acid sequence MKVAVVGATGLVGTKMLQVLAERNFPVTELIPVASAKSIGKEITFKGKQFKVVSVEDAIKMKPDVAIFSAGGSTSLEQAPLFAAAGTTVIDNSSAWRMDPTKKLVVPEVNADVLTADDKIIANPNCSTIQMVVALKPLHDKYKIKRVVVSTYQSVTGTGVKAVDQLFNERKGIDGPKVYPYTIDLNVIPQIDVFTDNGYTKEEMKMILETKKIMGDDSIKVTATTVRIPVMGGHSESVNIEFLHDFDLSEVRELLANSPGIVVVDDTANLKYPMPLDAHDKDDVFIGRLRRDESQDNTLNCWIVSDNLRKGAATNAVQIAEYLAAKHLIGQPVEA; translated from the coding sequence ATGAAAGTCGCAGTAGTAGGTGCTACTGGCTTAGTAGGCACCAAAATGTTGCAGGTTCTGGCAGAACGCAACTTCCCCGTTACAGAATTAATTCCCGTAGCTTCCGCAAAAAGTATTGGTAAAGAAATCACTTTTAAGGGTAAGCAGTTTAAGGTAGTTTCTGTTGAGGATGCGATTAAGATGAAGCCGGACGTTGCAATTTTCAGCGCCGGCGGCAGTACTTCATTGGAGCAGGCACCGCTTTTTGCGGCAGCAGGCACAACCGTTATTGATAATTCATCGGCCTGGCGCATGGACCCAACCAAAAAACTGGTTGTGCCCGAGGTAAATGCCGACGTATTAACCGCCGATGACAAAATTATTGCCAACCCAAATTGCTCAACCATACAAATGGTAGTGGCTTTAAAACCGCTTCACGATAAATATAAAATTAAACGCGTAGTAGTATCTACCTACCAATCGGTAACCGGTACCGGCGTAAAAGCTGTTGACCAGTTGTTTAACGAGCGCAAAGGGATTGATGGACCAAAGGTTTACCCATACACTATCGACCTGAATGTGATCCCTCAGATTGATGTGTTTACCGACAATGGTTACACCAAAGAGGAGATGAAAATGATCCTGGAAACTAAAAAGATCATGGGCGATGATAGCATTAAAGTTACTGCTACCACCGTTCGTATCCCGGTTATGGGCGGTCACTCAGAGTCGGTTAACATCGAGTTTTTACATGATTTTGATTTGAGCGAAGTACGCGAGCTATTAGCCAATTCGCCGGGTATTGTGGTGGTTGATGATACCGCCAACCTGAAATACCCGATGCCGCTTGACGCGCACGATAAAGACGATGTTTTTATAGGCCGTTTACGCCGCGACGAAAGCCAGGATAATACACTGAACTGCTGGATAGTATCGGATAACCTGCGCAAAGGCGCTGCTACCAATGCCGTGCAAATTGCAGAATATCTGGCAGCAAAGCATTTGATTGGCCAGCCGGTTGAAGCGTAA